One Dokdonia sp. Dokd-P16 genomic window carries:
- a CDS encoding DUF805 domain-containing protein, translating into MKWYLKVVRDNYANFEGRARREEYWMFALFNVIFVMLSYIPFIVGAVMESEALMMIGGLLLFLYIVALFIPSIAVVVRRLHDQGKSGTWYFIGFVPFIGGIWLLILMATEGTHGPNQYGPDPKGDLIQ; encoded by the coding sequence ATGAAGTGGTATTTAAAAGTAGTAAGAGACAATTATGCAAACTTTGAAGGAAGAGCACGTAGGGAAGAGTATTGGATGTTTGCGCTTTTTAATGTTATTTTTGTAATGCTTTCTTACATCCCATTTATTGTTGGAGCAGTTATGGAGAGTGAAGCACTAATGATGATAGGAGGTCTATTACTTTTTCTGTACATAGTCGCTCTATTCATACCTAGTATTGCGGTAGTAGTGCGCAGGCTTCATGACCAGGGTAAAAGCGGCACTTGGTATTTCATAGGATTCGTGCCGTTTATAGGCGGTATTTGGTTATTGATACTTATGGCTACAGAAGGAACTCACGGCCCTAATCAATACGGTCCAGACCCAAAAGGTGACTTGATACAATAA
- a CDS encoding BT0820 family HAD-type phosphatase: protein METIKTIAVDFDGTIVENAYPGIGKPMLFAFDTLKKLQQEGNRLILWTYRSGARLDEAVQFCNDNGITFYAINKSYPEEVLSEDISRKINADIFIDDRDVRGMMGWGEIYQILGNSAETSPKLKQKRSKPARNKTKKSFMSRIEELFKDENA from the coding sequence ATCGAAACAATTAAAACCATAGCGGTAGATTTTGACGGTACCATTGTAGAAAATGCGTACCCAGGGATTGGTAAGCCTATGTTATTTGCTTTTGATACTCTTAAAAAATTACAGCAAGAAGGAAACCGTCTTATTCTATGGACCTATAGAAGTGGTGCTCGTTTAGATGAAGCCGTTCAGTTCTGTAACGATAATGGCATTACATTTTATGCCATAAATAAAAGCTATCCAGAGGAAGTTTTAAGTGAAGATATAAGCCGCAAGATCAATGCAGATATTTTTATTGATGATCGTGATGTACGTGGTATGATGGGCTGGGGAGAAATCTATCAAATATTAGGTAACAGTGCCGAGACATCACCCAAGCTTAAACAGAAACGCAGTAAACCTGCTAGAAATAAAACAAAAAAGAGCTTTATGTCCCGCATAGAGGAGCTTTTTAAAGACGAAAACGCATAA